The following are from one region of the Hymenobacter radiodurans genome:
- a CDS encoding vWA domain-containing protein codes for MRNTAGGILVLTAPLCAQNLPPAKPRTTRILFLLDASGSMGAVWEGRPRMEVAKSLLAKMVDSLNTYPNLELGLRVYGHQYSREENNCQDSRLEVAFASKNAQAIKAKLQTLQPRGNTPITYSLLQSANDFPADKTARNVLILITDGLESCQGDPCATSLALQRKHIFLKPFVIGIGAEKEFGKQLECLGQYYNAADVKTFRSVLDNVITQTLQKTTVRVNLTDADGKPVESNVNMTFINSATGQPEYNYVHYRDAKGQPDVLDIDALQSYDLIINTVPPVRQADLKIKPGQANLLTYKTPQGTLRLQGPNMTPNPYGTVQAVVRAQGQEATVVALPFGSRQKLLGAIMKWKCLRCRALSGASQSNKVRKQW; via the coding sequence GTGCGGAATACTGCTGGGGGCATTTTGGTGCTCACAGCCCCGTTGTGCGCGCAGAATTTGCCCCCCGCAAAGCCTCGCACTACCCGCATCCTGTTTTTGCTTGATGCCTCGGGGAGCATGGGAGCAGTGTGGGAAGGTAGGCCGCGCATGGAAGTTGCTAAGAGCCTGCTGGCTAAGATGGTAGACTCATTGAACACCTACCCAAATCTGGAATTGGGTTTGCGCGTGTACGGCCATCAGTACAGTCGGGAGGAAAATAACTGCCAAGACTCGCGCCTGGAAGTAGCCTTCGCTTCTAAAAATGCGCAGGCCATTAAAGCCAAGCTGCAGACCCTGCAACCGCGTGGCAATACGCCCATCACGTATTCGCTGCTGCAATCGGCCAATGACTTTCCGGCTGATAAAACAGCCCGTAACGTGCTCATTCTCATTACCGACGGCCTCGAATCCTGCCAGGGCGACCCGTGTGCTACGTCGCTGGCCTTGCAGCGCAAGCATATCTTTTTGAAGCCTTTTGTCATTGGCATCGGGGCCGAAAAAGAGTTTGGCAAGCAGCTCGAATGTCTCGGCCAGTATTATAATGCGGCCGATGTGAAGACCTTTCGCTCAGTGCTTGACAATGTTATTACCCAGACTCTACAAAAAACGACCGTCCGGGTAAATCTCACCGATGCCGATGGCAAGCCCGTGGAAAGCAACGTGAACATGACCTTCATCAACAGCGCCACTGGTCAGCCCGAATACAACTACGTGCATTACCGCGACGCCAAAGGCCAGCCCGATGTGCTCGACATCGATGCGCTTCAGTCCTACGACCTCATTATCAATACGGTGCCGCCCGTACGCCAAGCCGACCTGAAAATAAAGCCGGGCCAAGCCAACTTACTGACTTACAAAACGCCACAGGGTACGCTCCGCTTGCAGGGGCCAAACATGACGCCTAACCCCTACGGCACGGTTCAGGCGGTGGTGCGGGCGCAGGGCCAGGAGGCTACGGTGGTGGCGCTGCCTTTTGGAAGCAGGCAGAAGCTGCTGGGGGCAATTATGAAGTGGAAGTGCTTACGCTGCCGCGCCTTATCCGGCGCGTCACAATCAAACAAGGTCAGGAAACAATGGTGA
- a CDS encoding transketolase, whose protein sequence is MSQSSSANVQTETQPAQREKSIAELKQIAAQVRRDIVRMVHAVNSGHPGGSLGCTDLLVALYFRIMKHNPDFSMEGHDEDLFFLSNGHISPVFYSVLARSGYFPVSELSTFRKLNSRLQGHPATEEGLPGVRIASGSLGQGLSVAVGAAQAKKLNKDNRTVYVLMGDGELNEGQVWEAALYAPHRKVDNLVAIVDRNGQQIDGSTKEIMNLGSLRAKFEAFGWRVLETDGNDLEKLIATLEEARQLLGQDQPIMVLMDTQMGAGVDFMMGSHKWHGVAPNDEQLEKALQQLLVEEASDY, encoded by the coding sequence ATGTCGCAGTCCAGTTCCGCCAACGTACAGACCGAAACCCAGCCCGCTCAGCGCGAAAAAAGCATTGCTGAGCTAAAACAGATTGCCGCGCAGGTACGCCGCGACATAGTACGCATGGTTCACGCCGTGAATTCGGGCCATCCCGGCGGCTCGCTGGGCTGCACCGATCTGCTGGTGGCGCTGTACTTCCGCATCATGAAGCACAATCCAGACTTCTCGATGGAAGGCCACGATGAGGATTTGTTTTTTCTATCGAATGGGCACATTTCGCCGGTATTCTACTCTGTTCTGGCGCGTTCGGGTTACTTTCCGGTCAGTGAGCTGTCTACGTTTCGGAAGCTCAATTCGCGCCTGCAAGGCCACCCTGCCACGGAAGAAGGCCTGCCCGGCGTGCGCATCGCCTCAGGTTCATTGGGCCAAGGACTGAGCGTTGCCGTTGGGGCGGCTCAAGCCAAAAAGCTCAATAAGGACAACCGCACGGTGTATGTGCTCATGGGCGACGGCGAGCTGAATGAAGGCCAAGTATGGGAAGCGGCCCTGTACGCGCCGCACCGCAAGGTAGACAACCTGGTTGCCATTGTGGACCGTAACGGTCAGCAGATCGACGGCTCTACCAAAGAAATTATGAACCTGGGTAGCCTGCGCGCCAAGTTTGAAGCTTTTGGCTGGCGCGTACTCGAAACCGACGGCAACGACCTCGAAAAGCTTATTGCTACGCTGGAAGAAGCACGCCAACTACTCGGTCAGGACCAACCCATTATGGTGCTGATGGACACGCAGATGGGCGCAGGGGTCGACTTCATGATGGGCTCGCACAAGTGGCACGGCGTGGCTCCCAACGATGAACAATTGGAGAAAGCTTTGCAGCAGCTCTTGGTAGAAGAAGCGTCAGACTATTAA
- the bcp gene encoding thioredoxin-dependent thiol peroxidase, which translates to MSLQPGEPAPDFEALDQNGNLIRLQDLRGQKVALYFYPKDDTSGCTAQACNLRDNQAELRAAGIKVLGVSIDGEKSHQKFATKYDLPFPLLVDEDKKIVEAYGVWQEKSMYGRKYMGTMRHTFLIDEQGNIEKIIAKVDTNNHAAQLLGA; encoded by the coding sequence ATGTCTCTTCAGCCCGGCGAACCCGCCCCCGATTTCGAAGCCCTCGACCAAAACGGTAACCTTATTCGCCTGCAAGACCTGCGCGGGCAGAAAGTCGCGCTTTACTTCTACCCTAAGGATGACACCTCGGGCTGCACGGCCCAAGCCTGCAATCTGCGCGACAACCAGGCTGAGTTGCGCGCCGCTGGCATTAAAGTATTGGGTGTGAGCATCGACGGAGAAAAGTCGCACCAGAAATTCGCCACCAAATACGACCTACCCTTCCCGCTATTGGTAGATGAAGACAAGAAAATAGTGGAAGCCTACGGTGTATGGCAGGAGAAATCGATGTACGGCCGCAAGTATATGGGCACCATGCGCCACACATTTCTGATAGATGAGCAGGGCAACATCGAAAAGATAATAGCGAAAGTAGACACCAATAATCACGCGGCTCAGCTGCTTGGCGCATAA
- a CDS encoding lipocalin family protein translates to MKTRRPILFAAAATVTVAAASLVYSRSRRRAPLAVVEHVDLARYMGVWYEIARLPTRFEKGCQHVTAEYTLRPDGKVTVVNSCRKGSPTGSLEIVRGVARVVDSATNAKLKVSFFWPFEGDYWILDLDPEYQYVLVGEPGRENLWLLSRTPQLAQPVREQLIAVAQAAGFPTEKLIFTSQPATSLT, encoded by the coding sequence ATGAAAACTCGTCGTCCTATTCTTTTTGCAGCGGCCGCCACTGTTACTGTAGCGGCGGCGAGCCTGGTGTATTCGCGGAGCCGTCGTCGGGCACCGCTGGCTGTAGTTGAGCACGTCGACTTGGCGCGTTACATGGGGGTCTGGTATGAAATCGCCCGCCTTCCTACTCGTTTTGAAAAAGGCTGCCAGCACGTGACGGCTGAATATACGCTGCGGCCGGACGGAAAAGTAACTGTGGTGAACAGCTGCCGCAAAGGCAGCCCAACCGGCTCGCTGGAGATAGTGCGTGGCGTGGCCCGCGTAGTGGATTCTGCCACGAACGCCAAGCTCAAGGTTAGCTTTTTCTGGCCCTTCGAAGGCGACTACTGGATTCTAGACCTCGACCCTGAATATCAATACGTGCTGGTAGGTGAGCCCGGCCGCGAGAATCTGTGGCTGCTGAGCCGCACACCCCAACTGGCTCAGCCCGTGCGTGAGCAACTAATTGCAGTGGCGCAAGCTGCCGGCTTTCCGACAGAAAAGCTCATCTTCACCTCCCAACCCGCAACCAGCTTAACCTAA
- a CDS encoding M23 family metallopeptidase codes for MSGLAVVAGVAALAAMSLRPAPFNGPVSPRGAAKAAPETKATRPITPLDSVPADYFMFPIKPGKPNFLTGSMGEIRANHFHGGLDIKTDGRIGLPVYAAADGYISRLKQSAFGYGNVLYITHPNGLTTVYGHLNTFEGPVADFLRQQQYAKQTFELELFPTPNQFVVKRGDIVAMSGNTGGSGGPHLHWEVRDAEDRQLNPLRFGGFAEIQDHIAPTLQAFAVEPLGIEARVQGRFDKAVFTPKKPPTPSVPGTPYVHPDTITAFGTVGLFVQGFDRFDFATNRNGLQRVEVRVNGQPHYRHVIDAVPFSDSRQISQHIDYQWQQTNGRTFEKLFVDDGNTLPIYNTNGNKGKLRLEDGALYTVEVRMSDSYGNTTPFSFVLRGQKPAYFKTRNASVRKPALRYDINRNILKVVATDPDTSRQGANITLMRGNRRLEVVPSYTVQSENVYLYDLRAGLPDSIRFGQLTKAFEPKALIPAASEQSFANGVQNLVFSPLTLFDTLYLQNGYKEGLWTIHNARTPLFKPLQATLKPPVAVADKTRSAVYMINYKGARIYQGGKWDGEQITFPVKTFGSFRILTDTLAPTARLVRKSPAGLTFIVGDNLSGLSSYRLLVNGQWRMLRYEYKNATLFTDPKDKTVPLAGEAELRLTDQAGNEKVLQFKI; via the coding sequence ATGAGTGGGTTAGCTGTAGTAGCCGGAGTGGCCGCCTTGGCGGCTATGAGTCTGCGGCCGGCCCCGTTCAATGGGCCGGTTTCGCCGCGCGGCGCGGCGAAAGCAGCGCCCGAAACCAAGGCCACCCGGCCCATCACGCCGCTGGACAGCGTGCCGGCCGACTATTTCATGTTTCCCATTAAGCCAGGCAAGCCTAACTTTTTGACGGGCAGCATGGGAGAGATTCGGGCCAACCACTTTCATGGTGGCTTGGATATCAAAACCGATGGCCGCATTGGTTTGCCAGTGTACGCCGCCGCCGATGGCTACATATCGCGGCTAAAGCAATCGGCATTCGGTTATGGCAATGTGCTGTATATCACTCACCCCAACGGACTAACGACGGTATACGGTCACCTCAACACCTTCGAAGGGCCGGTGGCAGATTTCCTTCGCCAGCAGCAGTACGCCAAACAAACATTTGAGCTGGAGCTGTTTCCAACGCCAAACCAGTTCGTGGTAAAGCGCGGCGATATTGTAGCCATGTCGGGCAACACGGGCGGCTCGGGTGGCCCGCACTTGCACTGGGAGGTGCGCGACGCGGAAGATCGACAGCTAAATCCGTTGCGCTTCGGGGGTTTTGCGGAGATTCAGGACCACATAGCACCTACATTGCAGGCCTTTGCCGTAGAGCCCCTCGGTATTGAGGCTCGCGTACAAGGACGCTTCGACAAGGCAGTTTTTACGCCTAAAAAGCCCCCCACGCCTTCAGTTCCCGGCACGCCTTACGTCCACCCCGATACCATCACAGCTTTTGGCACCGTGGGCTTGTTTGTCCAGGGCTTCGACCGCTTCGATTTCGCTACTAACCGCAATGGCCTGCAACGGGTGGAAGTGCGCGTAAACGGACAGCCTCACTATCGTCATGTTATCGACGCTGTCCCTTTTAGCGATTCCCGCCAGATTTCGCAGCACATTGATTATCAGTGGCAACAGACGAACGGCCGCACTTTCGAAAAGCTCTTCGTGGATGATGGCAATACGCTGCCGATCTATAATACCAACGGCAATAAGGGCAAATTGCGGTTAGAAGATGGGGCGCTATATACGGTTGAAGTGCGAATGAGCGACTCGTATGGTAATACCACGCCCTTCTCGTTTGTGCTGCGCGGCCAGAAGCCGGCTTACTTTAAAACCCGCAATGCCAGCGTACGCAAGCCGGCCTTGCGCTACGATATCAACCGCAATATTCTCAAGGTAGTGGCCACCGATCCGGATACCAGCCGCCAGGGGGCAAATATTACGCTGATGCGCGGCAACCGCCGCCTCGAGGTCGTGCCGAGCTACACGGTGCAAAGTGAGAATGTATACCTCTACGATCTGCGGGCCGGCCTGCCCGATTCCATTCGCTTTGGGCAGCTGACGAAGGCCTTCGAGCCGAAAGCCCTTATTCCGGCCGCGTCGGAGCAGTCATTTGCCAACGGAGTCCAGAATCTGGTTTTCTCTCCCCTTACGCTGTTTGATACCCTGTATCTGCAAAACGGTTACAAAGAAGGGCTCTGGACAATCCATAATGCGCGCACGCCTTTATTTAAGCCGCTGCAAGCTACCCTGAAGCCGCCCGTGGCCGTGGCCGACAAAACTCGTTCGGCCGTGTACATGATCAACTACAAAGGCGCTCGCATCTATCAGGGGGGCAAATGGGATGGTGAACAGATTACATTCCCGGTGAAAACGTTCGGCTCCTTCCGTATTCTGACCGATACGCTGGCTCCAACGGCGCGCCTGGTGCGCAAGTCGCCGGCAGGCCTCACCTTTATAGTAGGAGATAATCTTTCGGGGCTGAGCAGCTACCGTTTGCTGGTGAACGGGCAGTGGCGCATGCTGCGCTACGAATACAAAAACGCTACCTTATTCACCGATCCGAAGGACAAAACGGTACCTCTGGCCGGCGAAGCGGAGCTACGCCTAACCGATCAGGCCGGCAATGAGAAAGTTCTGCAGTTCAAGATTTAA
- a CDS encoding fumarylacetoacetate hydrolase family protein: MKILCIGRNYAEHIAELKNETPDEPVIFAKPDTALLQRNQPFFYPDFSQDIHHEIELVMRICKNGKNIEPQFASNYFDAIGLGIDFTARDLQSKAKAKGLPWELAKGFDGSAPLSTTFKPVTEFADLGNINFRLEVNGEVRQQGNSGMMLHDFAAQIAYISRFITLKMGDLIFTGTPSGVGPVHIGDRLEGYIENEKLLDVAVK; the protein is encoded by the coding sequence ATGAAAATACTCTGCATCGGTCGTAATTATGCCGAACATATAGCTGAGCTTAAAAACGAAACGCCCGACGAGCCCGTCATCTTCGCCAAGCCCGACACGGCTTTATTGCAGCGCAATCAGCCCTTCTTTTACCCCGATTTCTCGCAGGATATTCACCACGAAATTGAGTTGGTGATGCGCATCTGTAAGAACGGAAAGAACATCGAGCCTCAGTTTGCCTCTAATTACTTCGATGCTATCGGGCTAGGCATTGATTTCACGGCCCGCGACCTGCAAAGCAAAGCCAAAGCGAAAGGCCTGCCGTGGGAGTTAGCGAAGGGCTTCGATGGCTCAGCGCCGCTTTCTACCACCTTTAAGCCCGTGACTGAATTTGCTGATTTGGGCAATATCAACTTCCGACTGGAAGTTAATGGTGAAGTTCGGCAGCAGGGCAACTCCGGCATGATGCTACACGATTTTGCCGCCCAGATTGCATACATATCCCGCTTTATTACGTTAAAAATGGGGGATTTGATTTTTACTGGCACGCCCAGCGGCGTGGGTCCTGTGCATATTGGCGACCGGCTGGAGGGGTATATAGAGAACGAAAAGTTGTTGGATGTTGCTGTTAAGTAA
- a CDS encoding M48 family metalloprotease, translating into MFKKFLVASCLFVAVGCSTVPITGRRQLSLVSDAEINTLAAQQYREVISQSKLSSNSTQTAMVRRVGQRIQQAVETYFRQQNAQDQLSGYAWEFNLIQDDAQQNAWAMPGAKRPCIPVYCLLPKTKMVLP; encoded by the coding sequence ATGTTTAAAAAGTTTCTTGTAGCCAGCTGTCTGTTTGTGGCAGTAGGCTGCTCTACCGTTCCAATTACGGGTCGTCGCCAGCTTAGCTTGGTGTCTGATGCCGAGATAAATACCCTGGCCGCCCAGCAATACCGCGAGGTAATCAGCCAAAGCAAGCTTTCATCTAATTCCACCCAAACGGCCATGGTACGGCGGGTAGGACAGCGCATACAGCAGGCTGTAGAAACATATTTTCGCCAGCAGAATGCGCAGGATCAGCTATCTGGCTATGCTTGGGAGTTTAATCTTATTCAGGACGATGCGCAGCAGAATGCCTGGGCAATGCCGGGGGCAAAACGGCCGTGTATACCGGTATATTGCCTATTACCCAAGACGAAAATGGTCTTGCCGTAG
- a CDS encoding M48 family metallopeptidase encodes MYTGILPITQDENGLAVVMAHEIAHAVAKHGSERMSQGLVQQLGGQALGAALSTNSATTQQVALQAFGVGSQLGLLRYGRNQESEADRLGLIFMAMAGYNPDGAVGFWQRMAARDNGASPPEFLSTHPSNETRINDIQSLLPEARKYYKAR; translated from the coding sequence GTGTATACCGGTATATTGCCTATTACCCAAGACGAAAATGGTCTTGCCGTAGTAATGGCTCACGAAATAGCGCACGCCGTAGCCAAGCACGGCAGTGAGCGGATGAGTCAGGGTTTGGTACAGCAACTCGGTGGTCAGGCCTTGGGTGCTGCCCTTTCAACCAACTCCGCCACCACCCAGCAAGTAGCTTTGCAAGCCTTTGGCGTAGGCTCGCAGTTGGGCCTGCTTCGTTACGGTCGCAACCAAGAGTCGGAAGCTGATCGATTGGGCCTTATCTTTATGGCTATGGCGGGCTACAACCCCGATGGAGCCGTTGGTTTCTGGCAGCGTATGGCTGCCCGCGACAATGGAGCATCGCCACCTGAGTTCCTCTCCACGCACCCTTCCAACGAAACGCGCATCAACGATATTCAAAGCCTGCTACCAGAGGCGCGTAAGTATTACAAAGCGCGCTAA
- a CDS encoding UDP-N-acetylmuramate--L-alanine ligase, with protein MPPTPTALHRLHLIAIGGSIMHNLALALHRRGAQVTGSDDEIFEPAHGRLATAGILPPSEGWFPEKITTDLDAVIVGMHARADNPELLRAQELGLRIYSFPEFIYEASRDKQRVVIGGSHGKTSITSLILHVLRHHGRKFDYAVGAQLEGFDLMVQLTDDAPIIIIEGDEYLSSPIDRRPKFHLYQHHIGVISGISWDHINVFPTEEDYREQFRIFAEMTPKAGVLIYDRDDEQVQLVSVPTDPDVKYIGYGPHEHVVRDGKTFLLTKKDDEIPIQIFGDHNLRNISAAKEVCKQLGIKGKDFFEALATFKGAARRLELVRAGHDSVVYKDFAHAPSKLKATAAALKKQFPKRRLVACLELHTFSSLNPAFLPQYAHTFDAPDVAIVYFNPQVLAHKRLPDLPPSR; from the coding sequence ATGCCCCCCACGCCCACCGCGCTCCACCGTCTTCACCTGATTGCCATCGGGGGAAGTATTATGCATAATCTGGCGCTGGCCCTGCATCGCCGCGGCGCTCAGGTAACCGGTTCTGATGACGAAATTTTTGAGCCTGCTCATGGTCGCTTGGCTACCGCCGGAATTTTGCCCCCCAGCGAGGGTTGGTTTCCGGAAAAGATAACCACTGACCTCGATGCCGTGATTGTGGGCATGCACGCCCGGGCCGACAACCCCGAATTGCTGCGCGCTCAGGAGCTTGGGCTTCGGATCTATTCATTCCCGGAGTTCATCTATGAAGCTTCCCGCGATAAACAGCGGGTAGTTATTGGGGGCAGTCATGGAAAAACCAGCATTACCTCGCTGATTCTGCACGTGTTGCGCCATCACGGCCGCAAGTTTGACTACGCCGTGGGCGCTCAGCTGGAAGGATTTGATTTGATGGTGCAGCTAACGGACGACGCGCCAATCATCATCATTGAGGGCGACGAATACCTCTCTTCCCCTATTGATCGGCGGCCAAAGTTTCACTTGTACCAACACCACATCGGGGTTATTTCGGGTATCAGCTGGGACCATATCAACGTTTTTCCGACCGAGGAAGACTACCGTGAGCAGTTCCGCATTTTCGCCGAAATGACGCCCAAAGCCGGCGTGCTCATCTACGACCGCGACGACGAGCAGGTGCAGCTAGTGAGCGTGCCCACTGACCCAGACGTGAAGTACATCGGCTACGGACCGCACGAGCACGTCGTGCGCGACGGCAAGACTTTTCTGCTTACCAAGAAAGACGACGAGATTCCAATTCAGATATTTGGCGACCACAACCTGCGCAACATCTCAGCCGCGAAAGAGGTCTGCAAGCAGCTAGGCATTAAGGGCAAGGACTTTTTTGAGGCGCTGGCCACCTTTAAAGGCGCCGCGCGCCGCTTGGAGCTAGTGCGCGCTGGCCACGATTCGGTAGTTTATAAGGACTTCGCGCACGCCCCTTCCAAGCTTAAAGCCACCGCGGCAGCCCTGAAAAAGCAGTTTCCGAAGCGGAGGTTGGTGGCCTGTTTGGAGCTACATACCTTCAGTAGCCTCAATCCGGCCTTCTTGCCCCAATACGCCCATACTTTTGACGCGCCCGATGTGGCCATCGTGTACTTCAATCCGCAGGTGTTAGCCCATAAGCGTCTTCCCGATTTGCCCCCGAGCAGGTAA
- the dnaB gene encoding replicative DNA helicase: MHDRSGGQIAPQARELEAAVLGALMLEKDALTTVIDILKPVSFYDDKHQRIFKAILNLFDKSEPIDILTVVHELREMGELEPAGGHHYVANLTFKVNSAANIEYHARIITENAIKRELINIASTIHRDAFEDTTDVFNLLDQTEQALFEVSESNIRKNFDDMRSLMGKAIKELEEKKNQKDGLTGVPSGFAALDRVTSGWQPSDLVIIAARPGMGKTAFVVSAMRNAAVDFKKPVAIFSLEMSSLQLVNRLISAEAELDSEKIKKGNLADYEWAQLNHKISSLSSAPIFIDDTPALSIRELRTKCRRLKAHHDIQMIIIDYLQLMSGNTDGGKGAGNREQEIASISRALKGIAKELNVPVLALSQLSRSVETRGGDKKPQLSDLRESGSIEQDADMVVFLYRPEYYKITEDEMGNPTQGTGEVIIAKHRNGSLETVQLKFIGRFTKFADLDGVGFGDEAGGFNTGAFPASTFDEDPSSFAPNTIRLGSKINDGASPKPFPKSNFGNDDPPF; this comes from the coding sequence ATCCATGACCGGTCCGGCGGGCAAATTGCCCCCCAGGCCCGTGAGCTAGAGGCGGCAGTGCTCGGCGCTCTGATGCTCGAAAAAGATGCCCTTACGACGGTTATCGATATTCTGAAGCCCGTGAGCTTCTACGACGATAAACACCAGCGCATTTTTAAGGCTATTCTGAACCTGTTTGATAAGTCGGAGCCCATCGATATTCTCACCGTAGTGCATGAGCTGCGGGAAATGGGGGAGTTGGAGCCCGCTGGCGGCCATCATTATGTGGCCAACCTCACCTTCAAGGTTAACTCGGCCGCGAACATTGAGTACCACGCCCGTATCATCACTGAGAATGCCATCAAGCGGGAGCTGATCAATATTGCATCGACCATCCACCGCGACGCTTTCGAAGATACTACCGACGTATTCAACCTACTCGATCAAACCGAGCAAGCCCTGTTTGAGGTTTCGGAATCGAACATCCGCAAGAACTTCGATGATATGCGTAGCCTCATGGGCAAGGCCATCAAAGAGCTGGAAGAGAAAAAGAATCAGAAAGACGGCCTAACCGGCGTGCCCAGTGGTTTTGCGGCCCTTGACCGTGTAACCAGCGGTTGGCAACCCTCTGACTTAGTGATTATTGCGGCCCGGCCTGGTATGGGTAAAACGGCGTTTGTGGTTTCCGCTATGCGCAACGCAGCCGTCGATTTTAAGAAGCCAGTTGCTATTTTCTCACTGGAAATGTCGTCTCTGCAGCTCGTTAATCGTCTGATTTCGGCTGAGGCGGAACTGGATTCTGAAAAAATCAAGAAAGGCAACCTGGCGGATTACGAGTGGGCTCAGCTCAACCACAAGATCTCCTCGCTGTCGAGCGCGCCCATCTTTATTGATGACACGCCCGCCCTGAGCATTCGGGAGTTGCGTACCAAGTGCCGCCGCCTGAAGGCCCACCACGATATTCAGATGATCATCATTGACTATCTACAGTTGATGAGCGGTAACACCGATGGCGGCAAAGGTGCTGGCAACCGCGAACAGGAAATTGCTTCTATCTCACGGGCACTAAAAGGAATTGCCAAAGAACTGAACGTACCTGTGCTGGCGCTGTCGCAGCTCTCCCGCTCAGTAGAAACGCGCGGCGGCGACAAAAAGCCGCAGCTCAGCGACCTTCGTGAATCGGGCTCTATCGAGCAGGATGCTGATATGGTTGTCTTCCTCTACCGGCCTGAATACTACAAAATTACGGAGGACGAAATGGGTAATCCCACCCAAGGTACTGGTGAGGTTATTATTGCTAAGCATCGTAACGGATCCCTCGAAACGGTGCAACTCAAGTTTATCGGCCGTTTTACCAAGTTTGCCGACTTGGATGGCGTAGGCTTTGGTGATGAGGCAGGTGGCTTTAATACCGGCGCTTTTCCTGCCAGTACCTTTGATGAAGATCCTAGCAGCTTTGCACCCAATACCATACGGCTAGGCAGTAAGATTAACGACGGTGCCAGCCCGAAGCCATTCCCAAAAAGCAATTTTGGGAATGACGATCCACCGTTTTAA
- a CDS encoding lipocalin-like domain-containing protein: MTKVRLLTALSLGTMLFASCEKQLEESPTPRATAQSSTDASLAGDWQLVAYKGIVPTPNDVRTTNIFMMLDECSKDNKLHFEATGELTELEGANVCDKESKKEAKPGTWALSADKKDLTLNLGEAKEYQVTSLSASSLKLRSVAEAGKPYTELEYTR; the protein is encoded by the coding sequence ATGACCAAAGTACGTCTGCTTACGGCCCTCTCGTTGGGCACCATGCTGTTTGCCTCTTGCGAAAAGCAGCTAGAAGAATCTCCAACTCCTCGCGCTACTGCTCAGTCTTCGACGGATGCTTCCTTGGCCGGCGATTGGCAGCTAGTAGCCTACAAAGGCATCGTACCGACCCCAAACGATGTTAGGACCACCAATATCTTCATGATGCTTGATGAGTGCAGCAAGGATAACAAGCTACACTTTGAGGCTACAGGTGAATTGACGGAGTTAGAAGGTGCTAACGTCTGCGATAAGGAGTCTAAAAAAGAGGCTAAACCTGGCACTTGGGCGCTCAGCGCTGATAAGAAAGACCTCACGCTTAACTTAGGCGAAGCCAAGGAATACCAGGTTACTTCGCTGTCCGCTTCTTCGCTTAAGTTGCGTAGCGTAGCCGAAGCCGGCAAGCCTTACACTGAACTTGAGTACACACGCTAA
- a CDS encoding ankyrin repeat domain-containing protein, with the protein MKKITFFCLLFLSLAYVSAAQDKSKELYTAVLKNNAAAVETLLKAGADPNHVIEIVPGFPTSYLIAAATNNNVAIVKSLLQYKAKINWRDAFQATALHYAAGKGSKELIELMLVSGADLQAKDEDGNTALASAKASGNKDVITLLEAKIKS; encoded by the coding sequence ATGAAAAAGATTACCTTCTTTTGCTTATTATTTTTGAGCTTAGCTTATGTTTCAGCAGCGCAGGATAAAAGCAAGGAGTTATATACAGCGGTTTTAAAGAACAATGCCGCAGCCGTTGAAACCCTGTTAAAAGCAGGTGCTGATCCCAATCATGTTATCGAGATTGTTCCTGGTTTTCCTACTAGTTATCTGATTGCGGCGGCCACAAATAATAATGTAGCTATTGTAAAATCGCTGCTCCAGTACAAAGCAAAAATCAACTGGCGCGATGCTTTTCAAGCTACTGCTCTTCATTATGCGGCTGGAAAAGGCAGCAAAGAGCTCATTGAGTTGATGTTAGTCAGTGGTGCCGACTTACAAGCTAAAGATGAAGACGGAAACACAGCTTTGGCCAGCGCGAAGGCCAGTGGCAATAAAGATGTAATCACACTACTTGAGGCCAAGATTAAATCATAA